From the genome of Phreatobacter cathodiphilus, one region includes:
- a CDS encoding cysteine hydrolase family protein, with protein sequence MIPTRRDADFVAGQTALLFVDMQKVFALPGRDPLHPERDGEHAFHAHLRDTVIPNQRRILAAARAAGIEVLHTVIRALTQDGRDRSVDHKLSGILVARDDPDGDIIDELAPAGDEIVLPKTSSGVFNSTNIDYVLRNLGIRYLIVAGIVTDQCVDMAVRDAADRGYLVSVPRDASATYTSERHEAALRAFGGYCWLTDTDTVVRRIEALSGSAPEGHTHAAR encoded by the coding sequence ATGATACCGACCCGGCGCGACGCCGACTTCGTGGCGGGGCAGACCGCCCTGCTGTTCGTGGACATGCAGAAGGTCTTCGCCCTGCCGGGCCGGGACCCGCTTCATCCCGAGCGCGACGGCGAGCATGCCTTCCACGCCCATCTGCGCGACACGGTGATCCCCAACCAGCGGCGCATCCTCGCCGCGGCGCGCGCCGCCGGCATCGAGGTGCTCCACACGGTCATCCGCGCCCTCACGCAGGACGGTCGCGACCGTTCGGTCGACCACAAGCTCTCCGGCATTCTCGTGGCGCGGGACGATCCCGACGGCGACATCATCGACGAGCTCGCGCCTGCCGGCGACGAGATCGTGCTGCCAAAGACCTCGTCGGGAGTCTTCAACTCCACCAATATCGACTACGTGCTACGGAACCTCGGCATCCGCTACCTCATCGTGGCCGGCATCGTCACCGACCAGTGCGTCGACATGGCGGTACGTGATGCCGCCGACCGCGGTTATCTGGTCTCGGTGCCCCGCGACGCCTCGGCGACCTATACGAGCGAGCGCCACGAGGCGGCTTTGCGCGCCTTCGGCGGCTATTGCTGGCTGACGGATACGGACACCGTGGTGCGCAGAATCGAAGCCCTGTCCGGATCGGCCCCCGAGGGACACACCCATGCCGCCCGTTGA
- a CDS encoding MurR/RpiR family transcriptional regulator yields the protein MTIRDRLLDPGLTLTPAERKLARAILANYPVTGLGTVASLAGRAKVSDPTVVRFTSKLGFASFPSFQDALLSEVEERLRSPLMLTGRQPAGAETHPSLAYAQGIVEVLAAGQARVQPGEFDRAVEALIGCKGRVLTIGGRFSGFLAGILQAHLRQLRPGTVLLTGAAADQIDQLVDIGPRDLLVVFDYRRYQADVVAFARQAHERGARVLLFTDRWGSPVASCADIVLAADVEAPSLFDTMAPALVQLEALVSAMTERQGTAALRRIEAFETVRATNRVTETDGREPDGGSGEAR from the coding sequence ATGACGATCCGGGATCGGCTCCTCGATCCCGGTCTGACGCTCACGCCGGCGGAGCGCAAGCTGGCGAGGGCCATCCTGGCCAATTATCCGGTTACGGGCCTAGGCACGGTGGCGAGCCTCGCCGGCCGGGCCAAGGTCAGCGACCCCACCGTGGTGCGCTTCACCAGCAAGCTGGGATTTGCCTCCTTCCCGTCCTTCCAGGACGCCCTGCTGTCCGAGGTGGAAGAGCGGTTGCGCTCGCCGCTGATGCTGACCGGCCGACAACCCGCCGGCGCCGAAACGCATCCGAGCCTCGCCTATGCCCAGGGGATCGTGGAGGTGCTGGCGGCTGGCCAGGCGCGCGTCCAGCCCGGCGAATTCGATCGCGCGGTGGAGGCGCTGATCGGGTGCAAGGGCCGCGTGCTGACGATCGGCGGGCGGTTCAGCGGCTTTCTCGCCGGCATCCTGCAGGCGCATCTGCGCCAGTTGCGGCCCGGCACCGTGCTGCTCACGGGAGCCGCGGCCGACCAGATCGACCAGCTCGTCGACATCGGCCCGCGGGACCTCCTCGTGGTGTTCGACTATCGCCGTTATCAGGCCGACGTGGTCGCATTCGCCCGCCAGGCCCATGAGCGCGGCGCACGCGTGCTGCTGTTCACCGACCGCTGGGGCTCGCCGGTCGCGTCCTGCGCCGACATCGTGCTCGCCGCCGACGTCGAGGCGCCGTCGCTGTTCGACACGATGGCTCCTGCCCTGGTGCAGTTGGAGGCCCTGGTGAGTGCCATGACGGAACGCCAGGGCACCGCGGCCCTGCGGCGCATCGAGGCGTTCGAAACGGTCCGGGCGACCAATCGCGTCACCGAGACGGACGGGCGCGAGCCCGATGGCGGCAGCGGAGAAGCCCGATGA
- a CDS encoding ABC transporter substrate-binding protein: MVDRRQFIAAASAIASGLVAPRLAAGADQRVLRFVPHADLAVVDPHWNNAYVTRNHGYLCYDTLFGQDAALRPQPQMVEGVSVEDDGKRWTLTLRAGLKFHDGTPVLARDCVASLKRWAARDDFGKSLFQVTDELSATSDRVLVFRLKRPYPMLPLALGKTGLMMAAIMPERLATADATKPLTEVVGSGPYRYKADERVAGDRVVYERFADYQPRSGGTAEGTAGPKVTHFDRIEWRVLPDASTTSAALQTGEVHWWELPSADMLPLLRRGRGVKVDTLDPLGYMASLRINHAQGPTANAAVRRALVRALAQKDIVMGMMGTDPSLWKDGVGYFTPDTPLANDAGLDAVTAPVDEAAAKRLLSAAGYGGEPFALIVPQDVQINASASAVVADQLKKAGVTVDYVTTDWSTLLQRRARKEPAGQGGWGGYVVLNSGGDLLNPFVHAALRGNAIALNGWCDSPAIEALREEWFAAPRAEDQAAVARRLQQQAFQDVPYIPLGQVAQLTALRSDLSGMIKGVPVFWNIRRG, translated from the coding sequence ATGGTGGATCGTCGCCAGTTCATCGCCGCCGCTTCGGCCATCGCTTCCGGCCTCGTCGCCCCGCGGCTGGCGGCCGGCGCGGACCAGCGTGTGTTGCGCTTCGTCCCCCACGCCGACCTCGCCGTCGTCGACCCGCACTGGAACAACGCCTATGTGACGCGGAACCACGGCTATCTCTGCTACGACACGTTGTTCGGCCAGGATGCGGCGCTCCGCCCGCAGCCGCAGATGGTCGAGGGCGTGAGCGTGGAGGACGACGGCAAGCGGTGGACCCTGACCTTGCGCGCCGGCCTGAAATTCCACGACGGCACGCCGGTGCTCGCGCGCGACTGCGTGGCGAGCCTGAAACGCTGGGCGGCGCGCGACGATTTCGGCAAGAGCCTGTTCCAGGTCACCGACGAGCTCTCGGCCACCAGCGACCGCGTTCTGGTGTTCCGGTTGAAGCGTCCCTATCCGATGCTGCCGCTGGCGCTGGGCAAGACCGGACTGATGATGGCGGCGATCATGCCGGAGCGCCTGGCGACGGCCGATGCCACCAAGCCCCTGACGGAGGTCGTCGGAAGCGGACCCTATCGCTACAAGGCGGACGAGCGGGTCGCCGGTGACCGGGTCGTCTACGAGCGCTTCGCCGATTACCAGCCGCGCAGCGGCGGGACGGCCGAAGGAACCGCCGGGCCGAAAGTCACCCATTTCGACCGCATCGAGTGGCGCGTGCTGCCCGACGCCTCGACGACCTCGGCCGCCCTGCAGACGGGGGAGGTCCACTGGTGGGAACTGCCCAGCGCCGACATGCTGCCGCTTCTCCGCCGCGGTCGCGGCGTCAAGGTCGATACGCTGGATCCCCTGGGCTACATGGCCTCGCTGCGCATCAACCACGCGCAGGGGCCCACCGCCAATGCGGCCGTGCGCCGGGCCCTCGTCCGCGCCCTGGCGCAGAAGGACATCGTGATGGGCATGATGGGCACGGACCCGTCGCTGTGGAAGGACGGCGTCGGCTATTTCACGCCCGACACGCCGCTCGCCAACGATGCCGGCCTCGACGCCGTCACCGCGCCGGTCGACGAAGCGGCGGCGAAGCGCCTCCTGTCGGCTGCCGGCTATGGCGGGGAACCCTTCGCCCTGATCGTGCCGCAGGACGTGCAGATCAACGCCTCCGCCTCCGCCGTCGTCGCCGACCAGCTCAAGAAGGCAGGCGTCACCGTCGACTACGTGACGACCGACTGGAGCACGCTGCTGCAGCGCCGTGCGCGGAAGGAGCCCGCCGGTCAGGGGGGCTGGGGCGGCTACGTCGTGCTGAACTCCGGGGGCGACCTGCTCAACCCCTTCGTCCATGCGGCCCTTCGCGGCAACGCCATCGCCCTCAACGGCTGGTGCGACAGCCCGGCCATCGAGGCGCTGCGCGAGGAGTGGTTCGCCGCGCCGCGGGCGGAGGATCAGGCGGCGGTCGCCCGTCGCCTGCAGCAGCAGGCCTTCCAGGACGTCCCCTACATTCCCCTCGGCCAGGTCGCCCAGTTGACGGCCCTGCGCAGCGATCTCTCGGGGATGATCAAGGGCGTGCCGGTCTTCTGGAACATCCGCAGGGGTTGA